The segment TTGCGTTCCTTGGGCTCTCTACGCCATCGCGATCAATCATAGGTCAGGGTCTACAGTTCTCGGCGCCAGAACAGCTCATGACGGCGCACCGCCTTACGGAAAAACTCGTTCTCGCCATAGGGCGATGGCTGGCGCCCGGCCAGATAGCGCTGGAGCAACCGACGCAGGCGGCGCTTGAACGGCGCTGGCGGCTGCAGGTCGTGCATCATGCCCAGGGCCATTGCCTTGTCGCGCTGGGTAGGCAGATCAAGCGGCAGGCTACATGGCGCCCACGCCTGTTCAGCGCTCAACTGCGGCGGCAAGGCCACGCCATCGCCGCTGTCGCCCATCGGCCAGCGGTCGTTGTCATGCAGGTGGTTGGCGTAGCACAGCAACGTGCTGGGCTGCCAAGCTATGCCCTGCAACGCCTCGAGTACCGCGGCCTGGGCGCAGAGGTGATCGGGATGGGGGTCGAGGGTTGGATGCGGCATTACCAGGATTTCTGGCTTGGCCATTTCCAGCAGCGCCCGCAGGTCAGCCAACAGATTGTTCCAAGTCGGCTCGCCGTCGGCGTCGGCCGGCAGCGGGAAAGGGTTGAAGCAGCGGAAGGGGCGGATGTCGGCCATGTCGGCTTCACGCGAGGCGGCAGGCTGATCTGGCGCGGCTTGCATGGTCGGCAACTGCAGGCAGAAGTAACCCAACTGCACGCAGCGCGACTCCGGCACCCCAGCCCAACGCGGCACGGCAATGCTGTCCCAAGCACGCAGGCGCCCTTTCAGGCGCGCGGCCTCGGCCTTGGCCAGGCCCATCTGCTGATAATGTTCGGCTTCGATCTCGCCAGCGGTCAGGGTCACCACCCAGGCTTCATCGGCCTGGCTGTAGAGCCCATAGGCGGCCAGCTCGGCATCGTCGGCATGCGGTGCGATGACCATGATGCGGCGACGGCGCAACTCGCTGTGCGGGGTTATCCACAGGCGCGGCGCGCCTAGCAAGCGGCAGTAGCGGCCGCGCAGCCGCAGGCGACCAGCGCTCAAGGCGTCGCCCAGGCCGGTCAGATTGAGAAAACGCAGGCCATCGGCGCCACGTTCGAAGGTTTGCTGATCGACCTGCTCGCCATCGAGCAGCTCGACCCGCGGATCGACGAAGCGACCGAGCCAGCCGCTCTTGACCCGGATTTCCAGGACCAGGGTTTCATCGCCGGCCAATTGCGCATCCGTCGCCAGCAGCCCATCGCTCAGGCTCGTCGCGGCCTCGCGGGTCTGCTCGCCAAAGCGATACTGGTAGTCCTCACCCGGCGAATAGAACAGGTGATCGGCAAACCAGGCTTCATGGGCCGACCAGATCAACGGCAACAGCAGCAGCGGCAACCACCACCAGCTGACAACGCCCAACACCAGCAACAGCAGCAAACCTGCCAGCAGACCTAGGCGCTTGAGGCGCCGGTGGCGTTTGAGCAACTGCTGCTTGCGGCTCATACCTGATAGACCGGCACAGAGGTGCACCAACGGTCCTTGTACTCGCGGTCAGCACGACCGAAAGAGAACCGCAGCGGCTTGTTGCGCGCCCGGGCATCTTCCCAAGCGGCCTGGGTATTGAGGAAGCTCAGCACGCTACCCGGGCTGAACGCCTTGGTTTCGGGGTCTACCCCACCGTTGACGTATTCGACGCTGATCCATTCTGGCGCTTCGACGCGGTACACCAGCTGGATCGCAATCGGTGCGCCGTCGAGCAGCAGCACCGAACCGATCAGCAGCTCGCGCAGCCGCTCCAGCACTTCGGCCATGCGCTCGGCGCCAGTGGCCGGAAAACCCCAGCGACGCTGGAACAGGTCGCAGTACATGGCGGCGATTTCAGTGGCGCTGAAGTCGCTGATCGGCCGCACCACGCCGCCCGCCTCTTCCAGCAGACGCAACTCACGGCGCTGGTTGTAGCGAAACTTCTTCGACAAGTCTTCATGGGCGCGGGCCATCGCCAACTGCTCGGCTTGAGCCTTGAGGCCGATAAAGCGGCCCTGGTTCAGCTCAGACAGATAGCGCCCAGCATGGCGCAACGGCGCGCCGGCATCAGCGGCCGCCGGCAGGATCAGCTCGGCGTTACCCAGGTCGAACAGGCCTTTCTTGCCTTGACGCTTGAGCACGTCCTTGGACAAGGCCAGATGCCGCCCCCAGGTAGGAATCGCCGCTTTGAGCTCACCGTTGTGCTGCCAGCCCAGATAACGCACAGGGATCTGCGCCAGGTCCGCCAGTTGTTCGATCACCAAGGGGTGAGTCGCCACGCTGCCGCCGAAGCGTTGCCAGGCGTCGGCGTAGGCCGATGCGTCGATGGCCTGCCAACCGCGTTCACGCAGCGCGCGGATATGATTGAGCATCACGGCTGCACCGCCAACGCCCGCACCTGCGGCAGTTGCCAGAAGGTGTCGCGTACCGCCTGGTCGCTGAAGCGCTCGTGCAGGCGTTGCAGCATGTGCGCGGCACACGCCTGGCGCTGCTCGGCATCCAGCCCGGCCATGTGCTTCAGGCCCTGGGCCAACTGCCCGGCATCGCCGAGCGCGAACAACACCCCCACGCCTTCGACCACTTCACGCGCGCCGCCGCAGGCGGTGGCCAGCAGCGGCACACCAGCGACCATCGCTTCGAGCAGGACCATGCCGAACGGCTCATGGTCGGAGCTCAGGGCAAACACGTCGAATGCCTGGAAGTAGCGCCGAGCGTCCGGCACCTGCCCCAGAAAATCGACCTGAGCGGCAATGCCAAGCTCGGCGGCCAAGGCCTTGAGCTTATCTTCCAGGCGCCCGCTGCCGAGCACCGCCAGGCGTGCGCCAGCGGGCAGCTCCGGTAGCGCCTGGGCGAAGCCTTTGAGCAGGGTCGCTTGGTCCTTGTCCGGGTGCAGGCGACCGACGTTAGCGACAATCCACGCCTGCGGGTCCAGACCAAGCGCACTGCGCGCGGCGTCCCGAGCAACCAGGCTGGCCCGCAGGCCTTCGACATCGATGCGGTTGTACAGGGTCTGGATTCGCTCGGCCGGCCAGTTCGGCAGGCAGCGGCGCATGTCATCGCGCACTGCATCGGAAACCCCGAGCAGGCTCAGGCGCTTACTGAACAGATTGGCGAACAGTCGGCGGCCTTTGCGCTGGTAGTCGCCAAAGGCGTGGTGCACGCCGATCACCGGCAGCTTGGTGCCGAGCAAGGCGACGTAGATCGGCTTGAAGCGATGGGCGATGCAGAAACTGAAGTTGCGCTCGGCGGCAATTTTGCGCAAAGCAGCAATGGCGCCCAGCTTCAGGCCGCGAACGGCCTTGGAGCTGAACTCCAAAAATAGCACCTCATCCGACGCACAGCCGGCCGCCACCTGCGGGTCGGCCTTGCCGGTGAGGAACACCGTGGTCACCTGATAACCGCTGCCCTGGAACAGGCTGGCGTACTGACGGGCACAATCCAGGAAAGGCCCGTCATAGCCATGGCAGAACTGCAGGACGCGCGGTTCAGAGCGGCTGGTCATAAGGCGCGGCGCCATCCTTGACGACCAGAATGTCTTCCATGATCAGGTACTGCAGGTCCGAGCCGAAGAACATGTTCAGGGCATCGGTCGGCGAGCAGATCATCGGCTCGCCACGACGGTTGAGCGACGTGTTGAGCGACACGCCGTTACCGGTCAGGTCTTCAAGCGCCTTCATCATGTCGTAGTAGCGCGGGTTGTACTCGCGCTTGAGCACCTGGGCGCGCGAGGTGCCGTCTTCGTGGACCACTTCTGGCACACGGGTTTTCCACTCTTCAGCCACTTCGAAGGTGAAGGTCATGAACGGCGCCGGGTGATCGACCTTGATCATCTGCGGCGCGACGGTGTCGAGCATCGACGGGCAGAAAGGCCTCCAGCGCTCGCGGAACTTGATCTGGTGGTTGATGCGGTCGGCCACGCCTTCCACACTCGGACAGCCGATGATCGAACGACCACCCAGCGCCCGCGGACCAAACTCCATACGGCCCTGGAACCAGGCCACCGGGTTGCCGTCGACCATGATCTTGGCGATTTGCTGCGGCATGTTGTCGAGCTTGCGCCATTTCGGCTGGCTCGGGTGACGGGCACAGGCCGCGATCACGTCCTCGTTGGAGTACGCAGGGCCGAGGTAGACGTGTTCCATCTTCTCGACCGGCACACCACGGGCATGCGACACGTAGGCAGCAGCGCCCACGGCAGTACCGGCGTCACCGGAGGCTGGCTGGACGAACAGCTCCTTGACGTCGGAACGGGCGATGATCTTCTGGTTGAGCTTGACGTTCAGCGCGCAGCCGCCCGCGAAGGCCAGCTTGCCGGTTTCCTTGAGGGTGTCGCCCAGATAATGATCGATCATCTGCAGGGCGAGCTTCTCGAACAGCGCCTGCATGCTGGCCGCGTAGTGGATGTACGGCTCGTCGGCGATATCGCCTTCGCGCTTGGGCCCCAGCCACTCGATCAGTTTCGGCGAGAAGTAAAAGCCCTTGCCCTTCTCTTTATAGCGGCGCAGGCCGATGACGTTGGCGTACTCGGTGTTGATCACCAGTTCGCCGTTCTCGAAGCTGGCCAGGCGCGAGAAGTCGTACTTGCTGGCATCGCCGTACGGCGCCATGCCCATGACTTTGAACTCGCCATCGAGCATTTCGAAACCGAGGAACTCGGTGATCGCGCCGTACAGGCCGCCCAGCGAGTCTGGATCGAAGAACTCCTTGATCTTGTGGATCTTGCCGTTTTCGCCATAGCCAAAGAAGGTGGTGGCGTACTCACCCTTGCCGTCGATGCCGAGGATCGCGGTTTTTTCCTTGAAGCCCGAGCAGTGGTAAGCACTGGAGGCGTGAGCCAGGTGGTGCTCGACCGGCTCGATCTTGATCTTCTTCGGATCGAAGCCCAGTTGCTCCAGGCACCAGACGATCTTCTTGCGGTAGCGCTTGTAGCGACGGTTGCCCATCAGGATCGCGTCGAGGGCGCGGTCCGGGGCGTACCAGTAGCGCTTGGCGTAGTGCCAGCGAGCCTTGCCGAACAGGCTGATCGGGGCGAAGGGAATGGCTACCACATCGACGTCCGACGGCTTGATGCCGGCCTGCTCCAGGCAGAACTTCGCCGATTCGTAGGGCATGCGGTTCTTCGCATGTTTGTCACGCACGAAGCGCTCTTCTTCGGCGGCGGCAATCAGCTTGCCGTCGATGTACAGGGCCGCGGAAGGGTCATGGCTAAGGGCGCCGGACAGGCCAAGAATCGTCAATGCCAAGGGTCTAGCCTCTTCATTCGGTAGAGATGCGCCATCGGCCTCGTGGGCGGAGGACGGCTAAAGGGCGGGATTATAACGCAAAGATGGCCCGGCGCGATGGCGTGGGAGCGGGCTTGCCCCGCGATGGTGGTGGATCTGCTGACACCATCGCGGGGCAAGCCCGCTCCCACGGGATATGCAGAGCGCTTTACTCGGCGATCAGCCAGTCCATGCGGAAGCTGCCAGCAGTCTGCGCCAGCTCCTTGGCCAGCCACGGCAGCAGCTCGTTGAGCTCTTCTTCCAGGCCCCACGGCGGGTTGGCGATGGCCAGGCCCGAGCCGTTCAAGCCCTGCGGGCTGTCCTGGTGATGGACATAGAGCTCGACGCGCAGCAGTTTCGGCGCGCCGGTGCTGGTCAGGTCCTGATAGAAGCGGGTCAGCGAACGCTGATCCTTGATCGGGTACCAGATGGCCGCGACCGTCTGGCGCATGCGGCCAATCGCCTCTTTCATGGCCACGGTGCAGCGCTTGAGCTCATCAGCCTGCTCGAACGGCGGGTCGATCAGCATGATCGCGCGCTTTTCCTGGACCGGCAGCAGCGCCCGCGGCACATGCCAGCCTTCGCCCAGGTGAACCGTGACCCGTGGGTCTTTCTTCATGTTCTCTTTGAGCAGCGGACCGTCTTCGGGGTGCTTCTCATTGAGCAACGCGCGATCCTGCTGACGCATCAGCCGGCGAGCCAGTTCTGGCGAGCCTGGGTAGTAGCGCAGCTCGCCATCCTGGTTCAGACGCTTGATGACACGCAGGTAGTCGGCCGTGCTCGCCGGCAGATCATCGCGGTTCCACAAGCGCGCGACACCTTCCAGGTATTCACCGGTGCGCGTCGCCTGATCGCCCTGCAAGTCGTACAGGCCGAGACCGGCGTGGGTATCGATGTAGGCGAACGGCTGCTCCTTGCGCGACATCAGGGCGATGAGGCGGGTCAGCACGATGTGTTTGAGGACGTCGGCGTGGTTGCCGGCGTGGAAGGCGTGACGATAGTTCATGGCAACTCCTGCAAGGCCGGCAAGTTTACCTTGTCGCGCCTGAGGAGTCAGGCCTGACGGTGATCAGCGGCTGCCCGCTGCCGCCATGAAGCAACTACCAGGGAGCGGGCCTGCCCCGCGATGAGGCCAAACCCAAGCCAATAAAAAACCCGCACCTGGAACAGGTGCGGGCCTTTCAGACAGCGATCAAACCCGCATCACTTACCGATATGGTAAGCCTGGTCGGCCTTCTCGAAGCGCGAAACCATGCTGCTCGATGGGCTACCCAGCTTGCTCACCACGAAGATTGCGATGGTGGCGAACAGGAAGCCTGGGATGATCTCGTACAGACCGGTATCCAGCTGTTTCCAGAAGATCACGGTCAGCGCACCGATGACGATACCGGCCAGGGCGCCGTTGCGGGTCATGCCTTTCCACATTACCGAGATCAGCACCACCGGACCAAACGCAGCACCGAAGCCCGCCCAGGCATAAGCCACCAGGCCAAGTACGCGGTTATCCGGGTTGGCAGCCAGGGCAATGGCGATCAGCGCCACAGCCAGCACCATCAGGCGACCGACCCAGACCAGCTCGACCTGCGAAGCGTTCTTGCGCAGGAAGGTCTTGTAGAAGTCTTCGGTCAGGGCGCTGGAGCACACCAGCAGCTGGCAGCTCAAGGTACTCATCACCGCCGCCAGGATGGCCGACAGCAGCACACCGGCAACCCACGGGTTGAACAGAATCTTCGCCAGCTCGATGAATACCCGCTCGTGGTTCTCGGTGACCGGACCGGCCAGCTCAGGGTTGGCCGAGAAGTACGCGATACCGAAGAAGCCCACGGCGCAGGTACCGGCCAGGCACAGGATCATCCAGGTCATGGAGATGCGGCGGGCGTTGGCGATCGACTTGACCGAATCAGCCGCCATGAAGCGCGCCAGGATGTGCGGCTGGCCGAAGTAGCCCAGGCCCCAGCCCATCAGCGAGATGATGCCGATGAAGGTCGCGCCCTTGAACATGTCGAAGTTCGCCGGGTTCTGCGCCTCGATGGCGAGGAAAGTGGTGTCGACGCCGCCGGTGGAGATCAGCACGATGATCGGCGTAAGGATCAGCGCGAAGATCATCAGCGAGGCCTGCACGGTGTCGGTCCAGCTCACCGCCAGGAAGCCACCGACGAAGGTGTAGGCGATGGTTGCCGCAGCACCGGCCCACAGGGCGGTTTCGTACGACATGCCGAAGGTGCTTTCGAACAGGCGTGCGCCGGCCACGATGCCGGAGGCGCAATAGATGGTGAAGAACACCAGGATGACGATCGCCGAGATGATCCGCAGCAGCCCGCTGTTGTCTTCGAAGCGGCTGGCGAAGTAGTCCGGCAGGGTCAGCGCGTCACCGTTGTGCTCGGTCTGCACACGCAGACGGCCAGCGACGAACAGCCAGTTCAGGTAGGCACCGACGGTCAGGCCGATGGCGATCCAGGCCTCGGAAAGGCCCGACATGTAGATGGCGCCCGGCAGGCCCATCAGCAGCCAGCCGCTCATGTCCGAAGCGCCAGCTGAGAGCGCGGTCACCACGCTGCCAAGACTACGTCCACCGAGGATGTAGTCGGAGAGGTTGTTGGTGGAGCGATAGGCCGCGAAGCCGATCAGCACCATTGCCGCGATGT is part of the Pseudomonas urmiensis genome and harbors:
- a CDS encoding PIG-L deacetylase family protein, with the translated sequence MSRKQQLLKRHRRLKRLGLLAGLLLLLVLGVVSWWWLPLLLLPLIWSAHEAWFADHLFYSPGEDYQYRFGEQTREAATSLSDGLLATDAQLAGDETLVLEIRVKSGWLGRFVDPRVELLDGEQVDQQTFERGADGLRFLNLTGLGDALSAGRLRLRGRYCRLLGAPRLWITPHSELRRRRIMVIAPHADDAELAAYGLYSQADEAWVVTLTAGEIEAEHYQQMGLAKAEAARLKGRLRAWDSIAVPRWAGVPESRCVQLGYFCLQLPTMQAAPDQPAASREADMADIRPFRCFNPFPLPADADGEPTWNNLLADLRALLEMAKPEILVMPHPTLDPHPDHLCAQAAVLEALQGIAWQPSTLLCYANHLHDNDRWPMGDSGDGVALPPQLSAEQAWAPCSLPLDLPTQRDKAMALGMMHDLQPPAPFKRRLRRLLQRYLAGRQPSPYGENEFFRKAVRRHELFWRREL
- a CDS encoding antimicrobial resistance protein Mig-14: MLNHIRALRERGWQAIDASAYADAWQRFGGSVATHPLVIEQLADLAQIPVRYLGWQHNGELKAAIPTWGRHLALSKDVLKRQGKKGLFDLGNAELILPAAADAGAPLRHAGRYLSELNQGRFIGLKAQAEQLAMARAHEDLSKKFRYNQRRELRLLEEAGGVVRPISDFSATEIAAMYCDLFQRRWGFPATGAERMAEVLERLRELLIGSVLLLDGAPIAIQLVYRVEAPEWISVEYVNGGVDPETKAFSPGSVLSFLNTQAAWEDARARNKPLRFSFGRADREYKDRWCTSVPVYQV
- a CDS encoding glycosyltransferase; translation: MTSRSEPRVLQFCHGYDGPFLDCARQYASLFQGSGYQVTTVFLTGKADPQVAAGCASDEVLFLEFSSKAVRGLKLGAIAALRKIAAERNFSFCIAHRFKPIYVALLGTKLPVIGVHHAFGDYQRKGRRLFANLFSKRLSLLGVSDAVRDDMRRCLPNWPAERIQTLYNRIDVEGLRASLVARDAARSALGLDPQAWIVANVGRLHPDKDQATLLKGFAQALPELPAGARLAVLGSGRLEDKLKALAAELGIAAQVDFLGQVPDARRYFQAFDVFALSSDHEPFGMVLLEAMVAGVPLLATACGGAREVVEGVGVLFALGDAGQLAQGLKHMAGLDAEQRQACAAHMLQRLHERFSDQAVRDTFWQLPQVRALAVQP
- a CDS encoding carbamoyltransferase family protein; this translates as MALTILGLSGALSHDPSAALYIDGKLIAAAEEERFVRDKHAKNRMPYESAKFCLEQAGIKPSDVDVVAIPFAPISLFGKARWHYAKRYWYAPDRALDAILMGNRRYKRYRKKIVWCLEQLGFDPKKIKIEPVEHHLAHASSAYHCSGFKEKTAILGIDGKGEYATTFFGYGENGKIHKIKEFFDPDSLGGLYGAITEFLGFEMLDGEFKVMGMAPYGDASKYDFSRLASFENGELVINTEYANVIGLRRYKEKGKGFYFSPKLIEWLGPKREGDIADEPYIHYAASMQALFEKLALQMIDHYLGDTLKETGKLAFAGGCALNVKLNQKIIARSDVKELFVQPASGDAGTAVGAAAYVSHARGVPVEKMEHVYLGPAYSNEDVIAACARHPSQPKWRKLDNMPQQIAKIMVDGNPVAWFQGRMEFGPRALGGRSIIGCPSVEGVADRINHQIKFRERWRPFCPSMLDTVAPQMIKVDHPAPFMTFTFEVAEEWKTRVPEVVHEDGTSRAQVLKREYNPRYYDMMKALEDLTGNGVSLNTSLNRRGEPMICSPTDALNMFFGSDLQYLIMEDILVVKDGAAPYDQPL
- a CDS encoding 23S rRNA (adenine(2030)-N(6))-methyltransferase RlmJ → MNYRHAFHAGNHADVLKHIVLTRLIALMSRKEQPFAYIDTHAGLGLYDLQGDQATRTGEYLEGVARLWNRDDLPASTADYLRVIKRLNQDGELRYYPGSPELARRLMRQQDRALLNEKHPEDGPLLKENMKKDPRVTVHLGEGWHVPRALLPVQEKRAIMLIDPPFEQADELKRCTVAMKEAIGRMRQTVAAIWYPIKDQRSLTRFYQDLTSTGAPKLLRVELYVHHQDSPQGLNGSGLAIANPPWGLEEELNELLPWLAKELAQTAGSFRMDWLIAE
- the putP gene encoding sodium/proline symporter PutP; this translates as MGNPITITFVIYIAAMVLIGFAAYRSTNNLSDYILGGRSLGSVVTALSAGASDMSGWLLMGLPGAIYMSGLSEAWIAIGLTVGAYLNWLFVAGRLRVQTEHNGDALTLPDYFASRFEDNSGLLRIISAIVILVFFTIYCASGIVAGARLFESTFGMSYETALWAGAAATIAYTFVGGFLAVSWTDTVQASLMIFALILTPIIVLISTGGVDTTFLAIEAQNPANFDMFKGATFIGIISLMGWGLGYFGQPHILARFMAADSVKSIANARRISMTWMILCLAGTCAVGFFGIAYFSANPELAGPVTENHERVFIELAKILFNPWVAGVLLSAILAAVMSTLSCQLLVCSSALTEDFYKTFLRKNASQVELVWVGRLMVLAVALIAIALAANPDNRVLGLVAYAWAGFGAAFGPVVLISVMWKGMTRNGALAGIVIGALTVIFWKQLDTGLYEIIPGFLFATIAIFVVSKLGSPSSSMVSRFEKADQAYHIGK